A stretch of Ipomoea triloba cultivar NCNSP0323 chromosome 11, ASM357664v1 DNA encodes these proteins:
- the LOC115997087 gene encoding purple acid phosphatase 17-like — protein MAVYSGISMVLCLWVGVVFGLCFASAIAELPTFHHPTKGDGSLSFLVIGDWGRKGDYNQSQVAFQMGEIGEQLAIDFVVSTGDNFYDNGLTGEHDQAFTESFTDVYTSESLQKQWYSVLGNHDYRGDAEAQLSSHLRKLDSRWLCLRSFVVNTEIVDLFFVDTTPFVDEYFNSPEHVYDWRGVFPQQTYTKNVLNGLEYALMKSTAKWRIVIGHHAIRSAGHHGDTKELVERLLPILRTYNVDLYMNGHDHSLEHISDDESPIQFMTSGAGSKAWRGDVTMDRKGVSFFYDGQGFMSVQLVENDIGIVFYDVDGQVLHRWTMSKQLLHTAI, from the exons ATGGCGGTGTATTCGGGGATTTCCATGGTTCTGTGCCTGTGGGTGGGCGTTGTTTTTGGGCTTTGTTTTGCGTCCGCCATCGCTGAGCTTCCGACGTTTCATCACCCCACCAAGGGCGATGGCAGCCTCAGTTTCTTGGTAATCGGTGACTGGGGAAGAAAGGGCGATTATAACCAATCCCAGGTTGCCTTTCAG ATGGGGGAAATTGGAGAGCAATTGGCCATTGATTTCGTTGTATCAACGGGTGACAACTTCTATGATAATGGGTTGACAGGGGAACACGATCAGGCTTTCACAGAATCTTTCACCGACGTTTATACATCAGAAAGCTTGCAGAAACAATGGTATTCCG TTCTGGGCAACCATGATTACAGAGGAGATGCTGAGGCACAACTTAGCTCTCACCTCAGAAAACTTGATAGCAGATGGCTATGTTTAAGGTCTTTTGTTGTCAACACAG aAATTGTTGATTTGTTCTTTGTGGACACGACACCATTTGTGGATGAATACTTCAATTCTCCCGAGCATGTCTACGATTGGCGTGGCGTTTTCCCTCAGCAGACGTACACCAAAAATGTGCTAAAC GGTCTTGAATATGCATTGATGAAATCCACCGCAAAATGGAGGATAGTCATCGGGCATCATGCGATTAGGAGCGCCGGGCACCACGGCGACACCAAAGAGCTCGTCGAACGCCTTCTTCCCATTCTCCGG ACCTACAACGTCGATCTGTACATGAACGGCCACGACCATTCCCTGGAACACATCTCTGACGACGAAAG CCCGATTCAATTTATGACGAGCGGGGCGGGGTCGAAGGCGTGGAGGGGAGATGTTACAATGGACAGGAAAGGGGTGTCATTCTTCTATGATGGGCAAGGATTCATGTCTGTGCAGTTGGTTGAGAATGATATTGGGATTGTGTTCTATGATGTTGATGGCCAGGTTCTTCATAGATGGACAATGTCCAAACAACTCCTGCACACAGCTATATAG